The genomic stretch AAATACTGTGTCCTTCATTATTGTTCTatgtcaggggtcagcaaactatgacctGCTACCTATGTTTGTGTGGCCTgaaagctaagaatggtttttacatctttaaatgaTTGTGGGCAAAATCAAAAGGAGAACACTATTTCACCACACATGaagaatttatatgaaattcaaatttcagtgtccataaataaagtgtCATTGGAACAAAGCAACGCTCGTTCATTTAGTATTGTCAAATGCTGTCTTCAGACTACAAAGACAGACTATGGGCCACAAAGCCGAAAATATGTCTTATCTGGCTCTTTAAGATTTGCCAATCCCTGTTCTATGTCATACTACATGTCCTTCATAATTTTACAGTTTTACCTAAACATTCTCCCCCCTCCCTCAATATCCAGCATAAAGTTCTCTTAATAATCTATTAGTCTCCAAACAAATACATTTCTTCATCATCCTTGGAAATGCACTTCAATCCTGGGAATTTCCTTAGTCTAACCACATCCCTGGTCACCTACAGAAAGCCAGAATGGAGGGCGAGAAACACCTTAAAAGttacaaataaacaaatcaaacCCAGAACCAAACCTCACCATCATCACTCTCCCTCCAAAAGCAAGGCTAAAGAGGCTGACCGCCCAGTTGGTGGCTTTCAAACTATCCTACCTTAGGATTGAGGCGTTTTGTGAACTAGAATAAGTACTGCCGCTAAATTCCTAAAGGCCAAATAgcaatgagggaaaaaaagtttaTGTAATTTTCTCAAGTTTAACCCTCTTCAAATCATTGGCTCCCGAAAAAAGTGAGCAAAAAGCAAAGGAACAGTAAAGAACAAGTAGACCAATTGTGATCCTAAATCTTTATATCTCAAACATTTGATATTTGCTGCAAGCAAACAGTTTCTAGTCTTCCAGAATGAGAGGTTAAATACTGCACAGTGTTTGTAAACAGCGTCACAACTTAACAGAGGAGCAACGGTCCATTGGGTCATTTCCTCTCGGAGAGTACACCGAAATTTGCTCATCTCTCTCAGTGGGCATTCTGCGGCCAAGCCTagggggagagagggcagggcaaGCTGCCTTTCCTACCAGCAGTGTCAGACATTCCTAGCACTAACGCCTCCCCGGCCCCACCACACCTCTACCCAGCACTAGCTCCTCCCCAGCTCCAACACCTCTACTCAGCACCTCCTCCCCAGGCTCATCACACCTCTCTCAGCGGACTCATCTCCAGCCTCACCACCTCGCCCTCTTCCTCCAAAGTCACAGGCCTGCGaagcttccagcagaggagaggaaagcaggGAGGCTATAATGCAAAAGTCTGGAGTTCCACACAAGCACCACCTGCTCTTGTGGAGAATCGCAAGTCACAGCCCCCAAAGTGGAAAGAACAGGCCTCGGTCCGTACCCACTTAACAGTGTTTACCGCGCTTGCTGCTGTCGGGCCCGGAGCCAGGAGCTGAGGATACAAAGGTGAACCGCGGAGTCGCAGTACCAGCTCTTTCAGGGCTCCCGCTTCGGCGGGGGAAGTAGGTCATTTCAGCAAAGCCAGCCAAGCAGGGGTAGGGCGAGGAGCATTCGAAGCCCACGGCACGGAGAACTCACTTAATCCCTGAATGTTAAAAGGCTAGACTCAAGTAATCGGAAGTGACGTGCCAGCTGAGACCCGCAGGTCCGCCACGCAATTGGCCGCCGCCTCCACTAGCCACCTTCCCCCTGGACTGGCTGCACAGAGGATAAGTGTAGCTCAAAGTCCCCAAcccgccctggccccgcccccggcggcTCCCAGCCCCACCCGGGCCCAGACGAGCCTGGCCAGCGCCCAGGCCCGCAGCCTGGACGGGACAGCCCCGCCGGCCCGGGAGTCCATCGGCGCCCTGCGGGCAATGGGCTTCAGCGCTCAACCACGCGCATGCGCGGTCCTCTTTCTCCGGAGGCTTCCTCGGGTCACCTGGACGACCGCATTTCAGCCACCTGCCCCTCCGGGTCCCTTCTCGCCCTTGACTCCTCCTGGGTTCTCACCTCCGGCCCCCgccttctccttcctccacagGCACCGCTAGGCCCTCCCGCGGCCACCCGGCGACACCCCGGCTTCCACTGACACGAGCCTCTCGGCGCGGCTTCCGCTTCCGGCGAGTATTGTGTGTCGCgctgcggggcgggggcggggggaggaggaaggagggaggcagcgCTCCGGCGGCTCCGCGCCCCGCACTCCCGGACCCGAAGCCGGGAAGGTAGGTGCTGTCCCGCCGCCGCGCCCGGGCCCTGGGGCCTGCCCCCGCCGGCCGGCTCCGCACGCCGCGTCCCAGCGCCCCAAGACTGCGTCACCGGCCCCCCGCACGTAACCACTGCTGCCTCCGCCCGCCTCGGGCCCGGGCGGACGTTTTGCCGCCCCGGCGACGTCAGCGCGTCCGGCGTTGCTTGGCTACCCCGCCGTTCCCCCGTCCCGCTGCCGCTCGCCTCCCCGGGTGCAACTCTGACGCCGGCACCGCGGCTCTCGGCTGCGTCATAGCGGCGGGCATCCCACCTTCACGTCACACCTCCTCCTCACCTGGACAcgcacccctccctccctgccgACTACGACgtttcctcccccctcctctccagtCCCCCTGCGCCAGATCTGGCGGGAGAAGATGGAGACCGGGGTGGGACCGAGTTGTGGACCACGCTCAGGAGAGGGTCGCAAAGTGGGACCCCGGACAGTGGTAGAAACAAAATGAGGACGTCCCTGAAGTTTGCCCTTCTACTGAGACACAAGGaatagagggaaagaaatgaCCAACCCAGAGGCACCCGAGGCCTCACCATGGCTGTAGCTCCAAGCCCTCTCCATACTTCCCTAaccttttccccatttcttttccACATCACTTCTTTGCCAGTCTAGATCCATCCTGGTCCCTAACTGCATACAATTCAACTCACTCCAGGTGAGGAGGCCACCTAATTTCTAGAAGATTGGGGAAGGGACAGGGTCACTAGTCAAAGTCGGATTTCCATAGGTAGCGAAAAATCATCTGACTGAACTCTCCTGGTTGAGGGGAGAAATTCAGCTCCAAATAAGTTATCAGCTCCTACTCCAAATTAAACACTTTTCAAGTGTGCCATCAATATACACAGGAATAATCATTGTTAACCCAACTCATTACATGGCCACTTCTCTCTCAGCACATAGACCTActaaatttccttccttcttttgggtCCCTTGATGGGGGTGGTGGGGTATGGAATAGAGAATCAGCTATTTCATTGATaaaagaggtgacatttaaggaTAAAGTAGAGGACCAGCCTTCTGCTTTATAAATCTCTTTGATGCATTTCCAATTCTTTTGAGGCTTCACTTGAGGGAGATTTTGttacctcttttcttcctcttaattCCCAACCACTCTAGAACCTATTGGAGCCACAGTATGTCCGAGGAATTAGTTATCAATATCTATTTCAAAAGACTCCATTCACTGCTGAATATTTAGAATAGACTCGTCAGCCCTCTTTTCAAGAAGTTATTGGCCTGGGCTCAGTAATATGCTCTGTAGTATAGTTGCCATGAATTTATCACTTTTCAGTAGTTGCAGATGTCCAAATGCACACAAATAGAAATGGGATGTCATGTGAATCATTTCATTCCAAGAAGAGGGCACAGTTCTTCTAGGCTAGTCTGATAAAAGGAAGAATTTCAAACTTTCCTGAAAAGAAGAGGTTGTTACCATTGCCTAACTCATGCCATTTATTACCCTTTGAAAGAGTAAGAGAACAGTGGCAGGGAATCAAGCTTAGGCTCCCATGGACTACTGTAATAAAGCTCTTTATAACATTAAACTTTGTATTTAAGAAATCTTAATTAATACTTTGACTTTTATGGCACTTTTTGCTTTCCCAAATTCCTTTGTCATGTATTGGAAAAATATGTTAAGCTAGGGCTACATTAGTCTAGAATTAGTGGTTCCAAGATACAGGAGGTATGAGCCTGCATCAGGAGAAATACACTGGGTTGAAGGAAGCCTCTGTTTCTAACAAGAGGAAGCGGCAGTAAAAGACAGAAGAGATTGGGGGTTCTGTGTCAGTTtggtgaagagggaaaaaaattagattgATGGCTGGGAGTCACAAGTTtgggaaatgaagaaacaaaagacaggTTGAATTTAGTGGAAGAGAAGGTGTAAAGTACCAAGATGGGGCTAAATCTGGAGTTGGGATTTAACAGGGGGGTAAATGTCAGACGAGGGATGCTAAAAAAAACCTCcaactaatatttttcttttctctgcctctttcctatCCTCAAGTTAAATAATGGCAGAGACAAGTCTGTTAGAGGCCGGGGCCTCTGCAGCCTCCACAGCTGCAGCTCTGGAGAACTTGCAGGTGGAGGCGAGTTGCTCCGTGTGCCTGGAGTATCTGAAGGAGCCTGTCATCATTGAGTGTGGGCACAACTTCTGCAAAGCTTGCATCACCCGCTGGTGGGAGGACCTAGAAAGGGACTTCCCTTGTCCTGTCTGTCGAAAGACATCTCGCTACCGCAGTCTCCGGCCTAATCGACAACTAGGCAGTATGGTGGAAATTGCTAAGCAGCTCCAGGCCGTCAAGCGGAAGATCCGGGATGAGagcctctgcccccagcaccATGAAGCCCTCAGCCTCTTCTGCTATGAGGACCAGGAGGCTGTATGTTTGATATGTGCAATTTCCCACACCCACCGGGCCCACACCGTCGTGCCACTGGACGATGCCACACAGGAGTATAAGGTGGGGAACAAGACACATGATGTTAatgtgggggaggaaggaggaacgCAGAGGGTGGGAGACTCCCCGGGTAGAGGATCAGAAGCTCCTGAGGGCAAGACTGTATCTGGTCCTCACTCTGTAGACCCTCAGAGCTACATATGCAGGGAGCACATAGTACGTCTGGTCAATTATCCCCAAGCATGAAGAAGAGCAGTGGCGTGGAGTACCCCAAAATTTCTCTCTGACTTTTGTAACACAAAATTTGATATGTGGTCTTGGAATGCatcatatttttcataaatgaatgaaaccaCATGGAAAAAATCAAACTTGGGAAGAAGTGAGAAGTAGTCTGGTTTCTTCATTCTCTCCCCCTGCTCAGAACGCTGCTTGTTCTCCCATTGGTATTGGGAATAGGTAACATAACGTTAGCCTGATCCCCACCAGACTAAGCTGAACCAGTCTGTAGTTTGCATCTTCTCAATGGATAACGTGGCATCTGGTTTAACTTACTGCTGAGACACAAGGTAAATGCTTGAGTAATAGGAACTAGAGATTTTAATGTCTTAGCACTTTATCAAGTACTTTGCTTAATTATGTTAATAAAATCTTGGAAACAGGATTTAAGGCAGTTTATAGTATAAGGAAGATTTTATTATGTTTGCCAGTGGTTAGAGTTGGATGGGAAGATGAGTTTGAAGAAGGATATGAGGGTACAGAAGGTCACTTTGACATGATAGGCAGTTACTTGAGTAAGAAAATGGATAGGGTTGGGGAAGGGCACAGAGTTGGTGACAGCTGGACAACTAGGAGATTCAGCGAGAGGAAAGTTTGGTGAGCAAGGTGATGGGGACAAGCTGGTGGCAGGTGGAGGGACTTGTAGGAAGTTGACACCCCACATGACAGTCAAGGAAGAGTTGGGTCAAGAGGTGGTGAGATGCATAGGAAGCaaacaaatgatttaaaacaaaggTAGGTTCTGCCAGCCAACCCAAACGCCACCTCTCCTGCTTCCACCCCTCAGGAAAAACTGCAGAAGTGCCTGGAGCCCCTGGAGCAGAAGCTGCAGGAGATCACCCGCTGCAAGTCCTCTGAGGAGAAGAAGCCTGGCGAGCTCAAGGTAAAAGGCAGGCAACCCCACTTGGCCTGCTCTGCAGGCAATTAACCAAACATTAACTTAACCACACATTATTTAATCCGCTAGTTCTGATTTGTTAGAAAACTGCTATTCTCTCAGAAATAATGGCATTTTATAGGCATGACTGTCATTCAATATTGTACTTAAATTACCTGCCATGAATTAAGCATTGAAGAGAAGGATGTAAGAGGTGAAGGACAGACAGAACATCTTACATCTGGCCAGCTGAGGGAGTTCATGCCCCTTGGTCTCGTTTTCTTTGtgaagcagggaaggaggctgTCTGCTGAGAGTAGAGTTTCTtagagggatggaggagagaagaatTTGGA from Equus przewalskii isolate Varuska chromosome 19, EquPr2, whole genome shotgun sequence encodes the following:
- the LOC103544813 gene encoding uncharacterized protein produces the protein MGKRLGKYGEGLELQPWWDARRYDAAESRGAGVRVAPGEASGSGTGERRGSQATPDALTSPGRQNVRPGPRRAEAAVVTCGGPVTQSWGAGTRRAEPAGGGRPQGPGAAAGQHLPSRLRVRECGARSRRSAASLLPPPPAPAPQRDTQYSPEAEAAPRGSCQWKPGCRRVAAGGPSGACGGRRRRGPEDHTLCSISTQLCLSQVQESLRLLPVTSWMTNPTSAMTEKK